The following coding sequences are from one Seonamhaeicola sp. ML3 window:
- a CDS encoding mechanosensitive ion channel family protein translates to MEEVTEFWGKQIPFLGESINITYGALIIVVGVLFLTHIVLKFIRIFVTRRLDEADKFRFRAVFSFLKYIIFCVVIVVALDSSGVKVTAILAASTALFVGIGLGMQKLFQDIISGVFILIDRTVAINDVIEIQGKVGKVTAISLRTTKAITNDDKTLVIPNHKFLSEILYNWTQNTVVTREFVEVGVAYGTDVDLVRALLLGIAVQEAAILNEPEPIVLFENFGDSALVFKLHFYISDSFNVPLIKSDLRYSINKTFKENNIKIPFPQRDVYLYNQNQ, encoded by the coding sequence ATGGAAGAGGTCACTGAATTTTGGGGTAAACAAATTCCTTTTTTAGGGGAGTCAATCAACATTACTTATGGAGCATTAATAATTGTTGTTGGGGTATTGTTTCTTACACATATCGTTTTAAAGTTTATTAGGATTTTTGTAACCAGAAGACTGGATGAGGCCGATAAATTTAGATTTAGAGCTGTCTTTTCCTTCTTGAAATATATTATTTTCTGTGTGGTTATTGTGGTGGCCTTAGACTCTTCTGGTGTTAAAGTAACAGCCATATTAGCTGCTTCCACTGCGCTTTTCGTTGGTATTGGACTTGGTATGCAGAAGTTGTTTCAAGATATAATTTCGGGAGTTTTTATTTTAATAGATAGAACCGTTGCGATTAATGATGTTATTGAGATTCAAGGAAAAGTAGGCAAGGTAACTGCGATAAGTTTGAGAACAACCAAAGCTATAACTAATGATGATAAAACTCTGGTCATTCCCAATCATAAGTTTTTGTCTGAGATATTATACAACTGGACACAGAATACTGTAGTGACCAGGGAATTTGTTGAGGTTGGGGTTGCTTATGGCACAGATGTTGATCTGGTAAGAGCATTATTGTTAGGCATTGCAGTTCAAGAAGCTGCAATTTTAAATGAGCCTGAACCTATAGTGCTATTTGAAAATTTTGGGGATAGTGCTCTTGTGTTTAAGTTACATTTCTATATTAGCGATAGTTTTAACGTACCGCTTATAAAGAGTGATTTACGTTATAGTATAAACAAAACGTTTAAAGAAAATAATATTAAAATACCATTTCCACAGAGGGATGTGTATTTATATAATCAAAACCAATAA
- a CDS encoding ABC transporter permease, translated as MNHLPLIIKREYLTKVKNKSFIVMTILSPIIMIVLIAVIAYLTNLNSEKVRTISVLDESGLVKDVFKSTEKTTYDVLNGVSLEVAKRIVEETSNYGLLYIEKFESLDDASRSVKFYSKEPPSLSVITDLESKLEKRFTNLKLEAAAIDVKIIAQSKVSVNIGQENFSGQESSKSDSVFKLIFGCTAGYLLFMFIIIYGNMIMRSVIEEKTSRIIEVIISSVKPVQLMLGKIIGTSLAGITQFVIWVVFGGLLMTVVSLVLGISLMDATPQQEIIEMATQTKGTEYYFGLLKEALANMPLINLIVAFIFFFIGGYLLYSSLYAAIGAAVDNETDTQQFMLPILMPLILAVYIGIFTVIEDPHGTVSTVFSFVPLTSPVVMLMRIPFGVPIWQQLLALFILIGTFMLTVWFAAKIYRVGILMYGKKPSYKELIKWIKY; from the coding sequence ATGAACCATCTTCCATTAATTATAAAGCGTGAGTATTTAACCAAGGTTAAAAACAAATCGTTTATAGTCATGACGATATTAAGTCCTATTATCATGATAGTACTTATCGCTGTAATTGCATATTTAACTAATCTCAATAGTGAAAAGGTTAGAACCATTTCTGTTCTTGATGAATCAGGTTTAGTTAAAGACGTTTTTAAAAGTACAGAGAAAACCACCTATGATGTGTTAAATGGTGTTTCGTTAGAAGTCGCTAAACGCATCGTTGAAGAAACATCTAATTATGGATTACTGTACATAGAAAAGTTTGAAAGTTTAGATGATGCTTCGAGGTCTGTTAAATTTTATTCGAAAGAACCTCCATCGTTATCGGTTATAACTGATTTAGAATCAAAATTAGAAAAACGATTTACCAATCTAAAACTCGAAGCTGCAGCTATTGATGTTAAAATAATAGCGCAATCTAAAGTAAGCGTAAATATTGGTCAAGAGAATTTTTCGGGACAAGAATCCTCTAAAAGCGATAGTGTATTTAAGTTGATTTTTGGTTGTACGGCTGGTTATCTTCTATTCATGTTTATCATTATCTATGGTAATATGATAATGCGTAGTGTTATAGAGGAAAAAACCAGTAGAATTATTGAGGTTATCATCTCTTCTGTAAAACCAGTGCAGCTTATGCTTGGCAAAATTATAGGAACTTCTTTGGCTGGAATCACTCAATTTGTAATTTGGGTTGTTTTTGGAGGATTGTTAATGACGGTCGTTTCATTGGTGTTGGGAATTAGTTTAATGGACGCTACACCCCAACAGGAAATTATTGAAATGGCAACTCAAACTAAAGGCACCGAGTACTATTTTGGGTTATTAAAAGAGGCTTTAGCTAATATGCCTCTAATAAACCTAATAGTGGCCTTTATATTTTTCTTTATTGGAGGATACTTACTGTATAGTTCGCTATACGCTGCAATAGGTGCTGCTGTTGATAACGAAACCGATACACAACAGTTTATGTTACCTATTTTAATGCCTTTAATACTAGCTGTTTATATTGGTATTTTTACTGTAATAGAAGATCCTCACGGTACAGTTTCTACGGTGTTTTCGTTTGTTCCATTAACATCTCCTGTAGTTATGTTAATGCGTATCCCTTTTGGGGTACCTATCTGGCAACAGCTATTAGCACTATTCATTTTAATAGGAACTTTTATGCTCACGGTTTGGTTTGCTGCCAAAATATACAGAGTGGGTATTTTAATGTATGGTAAAAAACCGAGTTACAAAGAATTAATTAAGTGGATTAAATATTAA
- a CDS encoding ABC transporter ATP-binding protein — protein sequence MSNLLEVHEVSKNFGDFKALNNVSLTVPKGSIFGLLGPNGAGKTTLIRVINQITMPDAGSVILDGESLHPSHIKDIGYLPEERGLYKSMKVGEQALYLAQLKGLNKTEARERLKYWFDRLEIGDWWNKKIQELSKGMAQKIQFVVTVLHNPKLLIFDEPFSGFDPINANLIKDEILHLREQGATVIFSTHRMESVEELCDDIALINKSNKILEGKLTDIKRQFKTNTFEVGLETQNQSELRNRLDDKFSVSEANFKSLNDDLKLNIKIAEHQSAQDLIAFLNQQAYINHFVEVIPSANDIFIQTIKNN from the coding sequence ATGAGCAACTTATTGGAAGTTCATGAGGTCTCTAAGAATTTTGGAGATTTTAAGGCCCTAAATAATGTGTCTTTAACGGTACCAAAAGGAAGTATTTTTGGGCTTTTGGGACCTAACGGCGCAGGGAAGACCACATTAATTCGTGTAATCAATCAAATAACTATGCCCGATGCAGGTTCTGTTATTTTGGACGGCGAATCCCTTCACCCGTCACATATAAAAGATATTGGCTATTTACCAGAGGAACGCGGTTTATATAAATCCATGAAGGTTGGTGAACAGGCACTGTATTTAGCCCAATTAAAAGGACTCAACAAAACTGAAGCTAGGGAGCGTCTAAAATACTGGTTCGATAGGTTGGAGATTGGAGATTGGTGGAATAAAAAAATACAAGAGCTTTCAAAAGGAATGGCGCAAAAAATACAGTTTGTGGTTACTGTTTTACATAATCCAAAATTACTGATTTTTGATGAACCTTTTTCGGGCTTCGACCCCATCAATGCCAACCTAATAAAGGATGAAATTTTACATCTTCGAGAACAAGGGGCTACAGTTATTTTTTCTACACACCGTATGGAATCCGTTGAAGAGTTATGCGATGATATTGCTCTAATAAACAAGTCTAACAAAATTTTAGAAGGTAAACTCACCGATATAAAAAGACAGTTTAAAACCAATACATTCGAGGTAGGTTTGGAAACACAAAATCAATCTGAATTAAGAAATCGTTTGGATGATAAATTTTCAGTCTCAGAAGCTAATTTCAAATCGTTGAACGATGATTTAAAACTTAATATTAAAATAGCAGAGCATCAGTCTGCACAGGATCTTATTGCGTTTTTAAATCAGCAAGCTTATATCAATCATTTCGTAGAGGTGATTCCTAGTGCCAATGATATTTTTATTCAAACTATTAAGAATAACTAG
- the dnaJ gene encoding molecular chaperone DnaJ has protein sequence MAKRDYYEVLGVSKGASASEIKKAYRKKAIEFHPDKNPDDKDAEAKFKEAAEAYEVLSDADKKARYDQFGHQAFENGGGFGGGGMNMDDIFSQFGDIFGGGFGGFSGFGGGGGQRRAKGSNLRIRVKLTLEEIANGVEKKIKVKRKIKAPGTTYKTCSTCNGTGQVTRIANTILGRMQTSSPCNVCGGAGEVIDKKPADADAQGLKVAEETVSIKIPAGVVEGMQLKVSGKGNEAPGNGIAGDILVVIEEEIHDKLQREGDNLHYDLYVSYPDAVLGTSKEIDTVTGKVRIKVEAGVQSGKILRLRGKGIPSINGYGKGDLLVHVNVWTPKTLNKQQKAFFESMREDEHFEPKPESSDKSFFEKVKDMFS, from the coding sequence ATGGCAAAAAGAGATTATTACGAAGTTTTAGGGGTAAGTAAAGGAGCCAGCGCTTCAGAAATAAAAAAGGCCTATCGTAAAAAAGCGATAGAGTTTCATCCCGATAAAAACCCGGATGACAAAGACGCCGAAGCAAAATTTAAAGAAGCTGCCGAAGCTTACGAGGTATTAAGTGATGCCGATAAAAAAGCCCGTTACGACCAGTTTGGTCACCAAGCGTTTGAGAATGGTGGCGGATTTGGCGGCGGTGGCATGAATATGGACGATATATTCAGTCAGTTTGGTGATATCTTTGGTGGTGGCTTTGGTGGATTCTCTGGTTTTGGTGGCGGAGGCGGCCAACGTAGAGCAAAAGGAAGTAACCTTCGTATTCGCGTTAAGCTTACCCTTGAGGAAATCGCTAATGGTGTTGAGAAGAAGATAAAAGTAAAGCGCAAAATTAAGGCGCCAGGTACTACTTATAAAACTTGTTCTACTTGTAACGGTACAGGTCAGGTAACACGTATTGCCAATACCATTTTAGGAAGAATGCAAACCTCTTCGCCTTGTAACGTTTGTGGTGGAGCCGGAGAAGTAATAGATAAAAAACCTGCCGATGCAGATGCACAAGGTTTAAAGGTAGCTGAAGAAACGGTATCCATTAAGATTCCTGCAGGTGTTGTAGAAGGTATGCAGCTTAAAGTTTCTGGAAAAGGAAACGAGGCTCCAGGAAATGGTATAGCCGGAGATATATTGGTTGTTATAGAAGAGGAAATACACGATAAATTGCAGCGTGAGGGTGATAATTTGCATTACGATTTGTATGTGAGTTATCCTGATGCGGTATTGGGTACCTCTAAAGAAATAGATACCGTAACTGGTAAAGTGCGTATTAAAGTAGAAGCAGGAGTGCAGTCTGGTAAAATATTACGCTTACGCGGAAAAGGTATTCCTAGTATTAATGGATATGGTAAGGGCGATTTACTGGTACATGTAAATGTCTGGACACCAAAAACCTTAAATAAACAGCAGAAAGCATTTTTTGAAAGTATGCGAGAAGACGAACATTTTGAGCCAAAACCAGAAAGTTCTGATAAATCTTTTTTTGAGAAAGTAAAAGATATGTTTTCCTGA
- a CDS encoding nucleotide exchange factor GrpE yields the protein MSKKEKNADIEQDQIDATQTETVEIEEQKEASVEEQTVEEKLQEEVKQEKEKFLRLFAEFENYKKRTSKERLDLFKTANEEVMVALLPIIDDFERALTHIEEDKEAEELRKGVVLIYQKMLSTLEQKGLTAIKVEKGDVFNADDHEAVTQIPAPTEDLKGKIIDVIEKGYKLGEKVIRFPKVVIGQ from the coding sequence ATGAGTAAAAAAGAAAAGAACGCAGATATAGAACAAGATCAAATTGATGCAACGCAAACCGAAACTGTTGAGATTGAAGAGCAAAAAGAGGCTTCAGTAGAAGAACAAACCGTAGAAGAAAAACTTCAAGAAGAAGTGAAGCAGGAAAAGGAGAAGTTTTTACGTCTTTTTGCAGAGTTTGAAAATTATAAAAAGAGAACTTCAAAAGAGCGTTTAGATTTGTTTAAAACTGCTAATGAAGAAGTTATGGTAGCTTTGTTACCAATTATTGATGATTTTGAACGTGCTTTAACACACATTGAAGAAGATAAAGAAGCAGAAGAACTCCGTAAAGGTGTAGTACTTATTTATCAAAAAATGTTATCTACTTTAGAGCAAAAGGGATTAACTGCTATTAAAGTTGAAAAAGGCGATGTGTTTAATGCAGACGACCACGAAGCGGTTACACAAATACCAGCACCAACCGAAGACCTAAAAGGAAAGATAATCGATGTCATTGAAAAGGGTTATAAGTTGGGAGAGAAAGTGATAAGGTTTCCTAAAGTGGTTATAGGACAGTAA
- a CDS encoding YceI family protein, whose translation MKKHRFSICALVVLALLVFNCKDKAKEAETKEAEATATTEVTSEKFTVNIYESSIAWQGFKPTGKHNGTINIANGAFDVSDGKITSGTFSIDMNTIVNLDLPADSKGNAKLVGHLKSPDFFDVEKFPTATFEITGVEDSEGKTMLSGNLTLKEKTNNITFPVSVSTEGNTLTLTSDTFTIDRSKWDVKHGSKSFFDNLGDKFINDDIELTVSVKASK comes from the coding sequence ATGAAAAAACATCGCTTTTCAATTTGTGCTCTAGTAGTTTTAGCACTTCTTGTCTTTAACTGTAAAGACAAAGCCAAAGAAGCCGAAACTAAAGAAGCTGAAGCAACTGCCACTACAGAAGTTACTTCTGAAAAATTTACGGTTAATATTTACGAATCTTCTATTGCTTGGCAAGGCTTCAAGCCTACAGGAAAACACAACGGAACTATTAATATTGCAAACGGGGCTTTTGATGTTTCTGATGGAAAAATTACAAGTGGAACTTTTTCTATTGATATGAACACCATTGTAAACTTAGACTTGCCAGCAGACTCTAAAGGCAATGCCAAATTGGTAGGACACTTAAAGAGTCCTGATTTCTTTGATGTTGAAAAATTCCCAACTGCTACTTTCGAAATCACAGGTGTAGAAGATAGTGAAGGAAAAACGATGCTTTCTGGAAATCTAACTCTTAAGGAAAAAACCAATAATATCACATTTCCAGTAAGTGTTAGTACAGAAGGAAATACCTTAACACTAACAAGTGACACTTTTACGATAGACCGTTCTAAATGGGATGTTAAACACGGCTCCAAATCGTTTTTTGATAACCTTGGAGATAAGTTTATCAATGATGATATTGAATTAACCGTGTCTGTTAAAGCATCCAAATAG
- a CDS encoding DUF1080 domain-containing protein, with product MKRLLFILSLSLLFNSCKSDNEPVNPNQETWINLFNGKDLSGWDIKISGHELNDNYKETFIVQDSMIRVNYDNYDTFDDKFGHLYYKTPYSYYKISFDYRFIGEQTPGGAHWNVRNSGIMLHSQSAESVEIGQTFPISVELQLLGGLNDGKRQTANVCTPGTAVMFKDTINFEHCIRSNSKTFNGDQWVHVDATIMGGEHMEFLVNGTSVLKFDKPQINGGFSFEWEKGKDWDRNKIIRDKQSWIAKKGTILTEGYIALQAESSPIDFKNIKLLDLCGCMDPKAKNYKSYYVKDEPESCKY from the coding sequence ATGAAACGACTCCTTTTTATTTTATCCCTATCCTTACTTTTCAACTCATGCAAATCTGATAACGAGCCTGTTAACCCCAATCAAGAAACATGGATTAATTTGTTTAATGGAAAAGACTTAAGCGGTTGGGATATTAAAATTTCTGGTCACGAATTAAACGACAATTATAAGGAAACTTTTATTGTTCAGGATAGTATGATTCGTGTAAACTACGATAACTACGACACTTTCGATGACAAGTTTGGGCACCTATATTACAAAACGCCTTATTCTTATTACAAAATCAGTTTCGACTACCGTTTTATTGGAGAACAAACTCCCGGAGGCGCGCATTGGAACGTAAGAAACAGTGGTATTATGTTACATTCCCAGTCTGCAGAAAGTGTAGAAATTGGGCAAACGTTTCCCATATCTGTAGAATTACAACTTCTTGGTGGACTCAATGATGGTAAACGACAAACTGCCAACGTTTGTACACCCGGCACAGCAGTAATGTTTAAAGACACCATCAATTTTGAGCATTGTATACGATCAAACTCCAAAACCTTTAATGGTGATCAGTGGGTGCATGTAGATGCCACTATAATGGGCGGCGAACACATGGAGTTTTTAGTTAATGGCACCTCTGTTTTAAAATTCGACAAACCTCAAATTAATGGTGGCTTCTCTTTTGAATGGGAAAAAGGTAAAGATTGGGATCGAAATAAAATTATTAGAGACAAACAAAGTTGGATCGCCAAAAAGGGTACTATTTTAACCGAAGGCTATATAGCACTACAAGCCGAAAGCAGCCCTATAGATTTTAAAAACATAAAACTGTTAGACCTCTGTGGTTGCATGGACCCGAAAGCCAAAAATTACAAATCTTATTATGTAAAGGATGAGCCAGAGAGCTGCAAATACTAG
- the yaaA gene encoding peroxide stress protein YaaA: MKLVLSPAKSLDFESELPTTLHTEPLFLKQSERLNKLLKKKSAKSLSKLMSISDALGQLNYERNQTWSLPFTSDNARPAVYAFSGDVYRGLDAYTIPQDKLDKLQQTVRILSGLYGVLKPTDLIQPYRLEMGTKFPVGVKKNLYEFWKKTVTDALNDELEDDELFLNLASNEYFKAIDKKALKVPVITANFKDFKNGEYKMISFFAKAARGMMARYIVDTNANTIDDIKGFNYEGYGFSEDMSSDTELVFIR, translated from the coding sequence ATGAAACTAGTACTATCACCCGCCAAGTCACTCGATTTTGAAAGTGAACTACCTACCACATTACATACAGAACCTTTGTTTTTAAAACAATCGGAGCGTTTAAATAAATTGCTTAAAAAGAAATCTGCTAAGAGTTTATCAAAGCTCATGAGTATTTCGGATGCTTTAGGGCAATTAAATTATGAACGTAATCAGACATGGAGTTTACCTTTTACAAGCGATAATGCAAGACCAGCGGTTTATGCTTTTAGTGGTGATGTATATAGAGGTTTGGATGCCTACACCATTCCGCAGGATAAACTGGATAAATTACAACAAACTGTGCGTATCCTTTCGGGTTTGTACGGGGTTTTAAAACCAACAGATTTAATACAGCCTTACCGTTTGGAAATGGGCACGAAGTTTCCCGTTGGTGTAAAAAAGAATCTCTACGAGTTTTGGAAAAAAACAGTGACCGATGCCTTAAACGATGAGCTGGAAGATGATGAACTTTTTCTAAACCTCGCCAGTAACGAATACTTTAAGGCTATTGATAAAAAGGCTTTAAAAGTGCCGGTGATTACCGCTAATTTTAAAGATTTTAAAAATGGTGAATATAAAATGATTTCGTTTTTTGCAAAGGCGGCAAGAGGTATGATGGCACGATATATTGTAGACACTAACGCCAATACCATAGATGATATTAAAGGTTTTAATTACGAAGGCTATGGTTTTAGTGAAGATATGTCCTCTGATACCGAACTGGTATTTATACGCTAA
- a CDS encoding RluA family pseudouridine synthase, with product MDDYTPQLPAEDNLYEHHAFTVGKGQAPLRIDKYLMNFIENVNRSKIQTAAKDGGLLVNDTPVKASYKVKPDDEIKVMFKHPTYEGLLIGEDIPLDVVYEDDELLVVNKPAGMVVHPGHGNYSGTLINALIHRFDNLPNNSSDRPGLVHRIDKDTSGLLVVAKTENAMNHLSAQFAAKTSEREYVALVWGNIEDDEGTVEGNIGRHPKNRLQNTVFLGDEAEKGKPAVTHYKVLERLGYVTLVSCKLETGRTHQIRVHMKHIGHTLFNDERYGGEKILKGTTFTKYKQFVENCFKILPRQALHAKTLGFEHPLTGKFMRFTSDIPEDMVQCIEKWRGYSKHQEKL from the coding sequence ATGGACGACTATACGCCACAACTTCCTGCGGAAGATAATCTTTACGAACACCATGCGTTTACGGTAGGTAAAGGGCAAGCGCCGTTGCGTATCGATAAATACCTTATGAATTTTATCGAGAACGTGAACCGCAGTAAAATACAAACGGCTGCCAAAGACGGCGGGCTTCTTGTTAACGATACTCCTGTTAAAGCTAGTTATAAGGTTAAGCCAGATGACGAAATTAAGGTCATGTTCAAGCATCCAACTTACGAAGGTTTGTTGATTGGTGAAGACATTCCTTTAGATGTGGTTTATGAAGATGATGAATTATTGGTAGTCAATAAACCAGCAGGAATGGTCGTACACCCTGGGCATGGAAACTATTCGGGGACATTAATTAATGCTTTGATACACAGGTTTGATAACCTTCCTAATAATTCTAGTGACAGGCCAGGCTTAGTGCATCGAATCGATAAAGATACTAGCGGACTTTTAGTAGTTGCCAAGACCGAAAATGCCATGAATCATTTGTCGGCTCAGTTTGCTGCAAAAACCAGCGAACGCGAATATGTAGCTTTGGTTTGGGGCAATATTGAAGACGATGAAGGTACCGTTGAAGGCAATATTGGTAGACACCCTAAAAACCGATTACAAAACACTGTTTTTTTAGGCGATGAAGCCGAAAAGGGTAAACCGGCCGTTACGCATTACAAAGTTTTGGAGCGATTGGGCTACGTTACCTTGGTGTCCTGTAAATTGGAAACAGGGCGTACACACCAAATTCGTGTACATATGAAACACATTGGGCACACCTTATTTAACGATGAGCGTTACGGTGGCGAAAAGATTTTAAAAGGCACGACGTTTACTAAATACAAACAGTTTGTAGAAAACTGTTTTAAAATATTGCCTCGCCAAGCACTACACGCCAAAACCTTGGGTTTTGAACATCCTTTAACAGGTAAGTTTATGCGTTTTACCTCAGATATTCCAGAAGATATGGTGCAGTGTATCGAAAAGTGGCGTGGGTATTCTAAGCATCAAGAAAAACTTTAG
- a CDS encoding PASTA domain-containing protein: MSFVKFLISKTFFKQVALAIVAVVVLCFLMLWWLKGYTNHGDFETVPDLKGKSISVVQMELDDNNLVMQIQDSANFNPDYPKFSVIEQDPAAGAQVKENRKIYLTLNPSGYRKIEVPDLRERTFRQAKPNLEALEFRVGKITYEDNIGKDLVLKMYHKGKLLQRGDKLSKTSVIDLVLGNGKRPRN; this comes from the coding sequence ATGAGCTTTGTAAAATTCCTAATCAGTAAAACGTTTTTTAAACAAGTCGCCCTAGCTATTGTGGCAGTGGTAGTTTTATGCTTTTTAATGTTATGGTGGTTAAAAGGATACACCAATCATGGCGATTTCGAAACCGTTCCAGATTTAAAAGGAAAATCGATTAGTGTCGTCCAAATGGAATTAGATGATAATAATTTGGTGATGCAAATTCAGGATTCGGCCAATTTTAATCCTGATTATCCTAAGTTTTCGGTCATTGAGCAAGATCCTGCAGCGGGTGCTCAAGTAAAAGAAAATAGAAAAATCTACTTAACGTTAAACCCTTCAGGATACAGAAAAATAGAAGTGCCAGATTTAAGGGAACGCACCTTTAGACAGGCCAAACCAAATTTAGAAGCCTTAGAGTTTAGGGTGGGTAAGATTACTTATGAAGATAACATAGGTAAAGATTTGGTCCTAAAAATGTACCATAAAGGAAAATTGCTACAACGTGGTGATAAGCTCTCTAAAACATCGGTAATCGATTTGGTACTTGGTAACGGAAAACGTCCAAGAAATTAA
- a CDS encoding D-alanine--D-alanine ligase — protein MKKNIAIIMGGYSSEYKISLKSGNVVYETLDYSKYNCYRIHIFKDKWVYVDDNDTEYPVDKNNFSVKVNDEHITFDCVFNAIHGSPGEDGYMQAYFELLGIPHTSCAMYQASVTFNKRDCLSILKPYGIKTAESFYLNLGDTINENAIIEKVGLPCFVKANKAGSSFGVSKVHKKDDLQNAIDVSFKEDDEIIIESFLDGTEVSVGVISYKGETKVLPITEIVSENDFFDYEAKYLGKSQEITPARLTLEEEEKVKTIAKKVYETLKMTGFSRSEYIFKDGEPHLLEVNTVPGLTKESILPQQAAEAGISLADLFDNAIKEALR, from the coding sequence ATGAAAAAAAATATAGCCATTATCATGGGCGGGTATTCTAGTGAGTACAAAATCTCATTAAAAAGCGGAAATGTGGTTTACGAAACCCTAGATTATTCAAAATACAACTGCTACCGTATTCATATTTTTAAAGATAAATGGGTTTATGTTGATGATAATGATACCGAATATCCAGTAGATAAAAATAATTTTTCGGTTAAGGTTAATGATGAACATATTACTTTCGATTGTGTGTTCAACGCCATACATGGTTCACCCGGCGAAGATGGCTATATGCAGGCTTATTTTGAACTCTTGGGCATTCCACACACAAGCTGCGCCATGTATCAAGCCTCGGTTACTTTCAATAAGCGAGATTGTTTAAGCATATTAAAACCATACGGCATAAAAACAGCTGAGTCGTTTTACCTCAATTTAGGTGACACTATTAATGAAAATGCTATAATTGAAAAAGTAGGCTTACCTTGTTTTGTAAAAGCCAATAAAGCCGGAAGTAGTTTTGGGGTGAGTAAAGTCCATAAAAAAGATGATCTTCAAAATGCTATTGATGTTTCCTTTAAAGAAGATGATGAAATCATCATTGAATCCTTCCTTGATGGTACCGAGGTATCGGTAGGTGTAATTAGCTATAAAGGAGAAACCAAAGTACTCCCAATTACTGAAATTGTTAGTGAAAATGATTTCTTTGATTATGAAGCCAAATATCTAGGAAAGTCTCAAGAAATAACTCCAGCCAGATTAACTCTTGAGGAAGAAGAAAAAGTGAAAACCATTGCAAAGAAAGTTTACGAAACCCTGAAAATGACAGGATTCTCCAGAAGTGAATATATCTTTAAAGATGGAGAACCGCATTTATTGGAAGTGAATACCGTTCCCGGACTTACCAAAGAAAGTATCTTGCCACAACAAGCAGCAGAAGCGGGCATTTCTTTAGCAGACTTATTTGATAATGCTATTAAGGAAGCCCTCAGATAA
- a CDS encoding four helix bundle protein: MKRHNFKNLQIWQESIVLISETYKFTSTLPDYEKFGLRSQLNRCSVSIASNIAEGTSKRSDKHFIKFLEDSLGSAFEWETQMIVCNNLGFLEQTTFEDFETKIKKLQQKISNFINKLDN, from the coding sequence ATGAAAAGACATAATTTCAAAAACTTACAGATTTGGCAGGAAAGTATTGTACTTATTTCGGAAACTTACAAATTCACTTCAACTTTACCAGATTACGAAAAGTTTGGTTTGAGAAGTCAACTGAATAGATGCTCTGTCTCCATAGCATCTAATATCGCCGAGGGCACCAGTAAAAGAAGTGACAAGCATTTTATCAAATTCTTAGAAGATAGTTTAGGTTCTGCTTTCGAATGGGAAACTCAAATGATAGTCTGTAATAATTTAGGATTCCTTGAGCAGACAACATTTGAAGATTTTGAAACTAAAATCAAAAAATTACAACAAAAAATTTCCAATTTCATTAACAAACTAGATAATTGA
- the coaD gene encoding pantetheine-phosphate adenylyltransferase translates to MKRAIFPGSFDPLTLGHYDIIKRGVTLFDELIVAIGVNADKKYMFSLEERKAFIEQAFVDEPKVKVVTYEGLTVDFCKDIGVEFILRGLRNPADFEFEKAIAHTNRDLAPIETVFLLTSADTSYIASSIVRDVIRNNGDYTKLVPDSVRVR, encoded by the coding sequence ATGAAACGAGCAATTTTCCCAGGATCTTTTGATCCGTTAACCTTAGGCCATTACGATATTATAAAACGTGGTGTTACCCTTTTTGATGAACTTATTGTTGCCATTGGTGTTAATGCCGACAAAAAATATATGTTCTCGCTTGAGGAACGTAAGGCTTTTATAGAACAGGCTTTTGTCGATGAACCTAAAGTAAAGGTGGTTACTTACGAAGGACTTACAGTAGATTTTTGCAAAGATATTGGTGTAGAATTTATATTGCGAGGGTTGAGAAATCCTGCCGATTTTGAATTTGAAAAAGCCATAGCCCATACCAACAGAGACCTTGCTCCTATAGAAACCGTGTTTTTATTAACATCAGCCGACACCTCTTATATCGCCTCCTCAATCGTTAGGGATGTAATTAGAAATAATGGGGATTATACTAAGTTGGTACCAGATAGCGTAAGAGTTCGTTAA